The Synechococcus sp. MW101C3 DNA segment GCCAGTGCCAGAGACGGTGAAGACCGCGAAGGGCGAGTTTTCGTTGACGGAGATGTTGTCAACAGAGATGGCGCGATCGTCGTCTTTGAGAGCGTTTGGATCGATGTTACCGGTGTTGTTATCCGGGTAGATATTGCCGGTGCCGTCATCAAGGATGGTGGCAGTGCCAGTGGAGAGTGAGCCACCGGTTGGTGTGACGGCGAGCTGGAAGGTTTCCGGACCCTCAAAGGTGTCGTCATCGTTGATGGCAACACGAACGAGAAGGGAGCCGTCGATCAGGTTAACGGTGCCGGAGGTGTAGTCGACCCATTCGGAGCCGTTGAAGTATTGGATCTGGGTATCGGTGTCGGTGCCAAGAGCGGCGTCATTGGTGGCACCGTTGGCATCATTCTGCAGAGCAAGAGTAACGGGCTGCTCGCCAGTGCCAGAGACGGTGAAGACCGCGAAGGGCGAGTTTTCGTTGACGGAGATGTTGTCAACAGAGATGGCGCCGTCATTGTCTATGTTGGTGATGTCAATAACGGCCTTGCGGCCATTAAAGGCAACATCGGACGAGCTACTTGTAGCTGTGATCGTATATGTGATATTGCCGTCAAGGATGACGTCGTTGACGCCTGTGACGGTTACAATCTGGGGTGAGTTCCAATTGGCTGTTGTAAAGGTCAGTGACGTGGTGCTCAGGCTGCCTTCGGTGGCGTCCAGGCCTGTGAGCGTGACGGTGACGGTTGCAGATGGTTGAGCTGAGAGCTGCAGACTAAACGTTGCTGATGTGCCGGATTCATTGGTTGTGAGCGGACCTCCCGTGAGCACGAGGTCTTTGCTCACCACGTTGGTGAACGTTGGACCTCGACTGAAATCGAGCGCGTAGAACGCAGTGCCTGACCCATTGCCGGCGCCTACGGTATAGGTGAGTTGCGACACCTCATCAAAACTGACACGCACGCGATAGTTGTCGCCAGTTGTTGTTCCTGGGAGATCGGTGATATTGCCAGGGCTGCTGCTTGGGTTTGGGGCAAAGCTTGTGGTCGCGCCATTCACTGAAACGGCTAATGCCGTCGAGCTGCTGAGCTCGATGCCGCCGACATCGGTAAACGAAGTGAACTGATTGCCGCCGTTACCGCTGGAGCTGCCGCTTGTGCTGTCAAGGTCATATGAATTAGTAAAGACATTTCTAAGAGTGACGGCTGTGCCATTTGGATTTGTGCCGGCGCTATAACTCCCGCCTTCAATGAATCCCACCGTGAACGAGGCTGAACCCCCGCCGGAGTTCCAGTTGAAGTTTGGCTGAAGGAATCTGGCTGGGGTTCCGCCGAGAGCAGATGTGCTGTAGGGGTTCGAGGTGCTGTCGAACGCAGTCATCGTGCCCGATGTAATCGAGTTGAATCTGACGATTGCGTCGACGACCTGTCCGTCGATCGTGATTACATTCCTGTACAACCATGTTTCGCCGGCTGTGTTGGCGGATCCTGCGATGCGGCGATCGCCGGTGGCGCTTGTATCGTTGACGCTGAAGTCAAGAGGTTGCCCTGCAACGTCGATGAACGAGGCGGCGAGGGAAACAGACTGACTCTCAGTCGCAGAGACGGAGAAGGCGGCAAAGGGTGCGTCTTCGTCGACCGAGATAGAGTTAACAGAAACGGCGCGATCAACACCTTTGGCTGCGTTGTTTATGGCTGTACCGTCTGGATTAAAGATGGTACCGGTGCCATCGCCGACAATGGTGGCGGTGCCTGAGGTGGCACTGCCGCCAGTGGGAGTGGCGGACAGCGTGAAGGTTGTAGATCCCTTAAAGGTGGCGACGTTGAGGATGGGAACGCGGACTAGGAGAGTGCCTTCGTTGCCATTGAGAGCGACAGAGCCAGTGGAGTAGGCAGCCCAGGTGTTGCCGTTATCAGCGGAGACTTCCAGTGTGCTGGTGACATTGCTGTCAGCGCCGGAGGCCGCGGAGCCGCCGTTGGCAAGGGAGAGGGAAACGTCTTGCCCGAATGCGCCATCAACGGTGAAGACGATGAAGGGAGAGGCCTCGTTGACGGTGGGGCTGGTGACGGTGACGACGTTGTCATCGTCCGTGTTGGTGATGTCAATGAGAGCCTTGCGGCCATTGAAGGCAAGGTCGGACGAGCTGCTCTTTGCTGTGATCGTATAGGTGATGTTGCCGTCATGGATGATGTCGTCGACGCCAGTGACGGTTACAACCTGGGGTGAGTTCCAGTTGGCAGTTGTAAATTTCAGGGTAGTGGTGCTCAGGCTGCCTTCGGTGGCGTCTAGGCCTGTGAGCGTGACGGTGACGGTTGCAGATGGTTGAGCTGACAGCTGCAGACTCAACGTTGCCGATGTGCCGGATTCATTGGTTGTGAGAGGGCCTCCCGTGAGCACGAGATCTTTGCTCACCACGTTGGTGAACCTTGGGCCTTGGCTGAAATCGAGCGCGTAGAACGCAGTACCTGAACCATTGCCGGCACCTACGGTGTAGGTTAATTCCGACACCTCATCAAAATTGACACGTACACGATAGTTGTCGCCAGCCGTTGTTCCTGGGAGCGCAGTGATAATCCCAGGGATGTTGGCTGGGTTTGGGGCAAAGCTTGTGGTCGCGCCATTCACTGAAACGACCAATTCCGTTGAGCTGCTGAGCTCGAGGCCGTCGACATCGGCAAATGAAATGAAGCGATTGCCGCCGCTGCCAGTTGGGCTGTTGCTTGAGCTGCCAAGGCCATATGAATTGACAATGACATTCCTAAGGGTGACGGCTGTGCCCTTCGGATTTGTGCCGTCGCTGTAGCTACCGCCTTGAATGAATCTGACCCTGAACGAAGCTGAACCCCCGCTGGAGTTCCAGTTGAAGTTTGGCTGAAGGAATCTGGCTGGCGTTCCGCCGAGGACGGATGTGCTGTATGGGTTCGATTTGCTGTCGAACGCAGTCATGGTGCCCGATGTAATCGAGTTGAAGGTGACGATTGCGTCGACGACCTGCCCTTCGATCGTGATTACATTTCTGTACAACCATGTTTCGCCGGCTGTGTTGGCGGATCCTGCGATGCGGTGATCACCGGTGGCGCTTGGATCGTTGACGCTGAAGTCAAGAGGCTGCCCTGCTACGTCGATGAACCCGCCGAGGCTCCATGGCCACGTCCCTAACTGACTTGGATTGAAGATGGGTGGCAGCGAGTCTGTCCCGTCGTTCGCTGCGCTGACCGACCAGGACTCAAGGTTCATGCCTGCAATTCGCCGCGAGGTTGCTGCGACCTTGGCTCCTGTGAGTTCCTGCAGCAGCGCCACGAAGCCACGGTCAGCGCCCACCTCGCAGCTCCACAAGGCGATGGTGCCTATCTGCCACTGGTTCAACAGATCAGCATTGGCCATCAGGCTGGCCGCATCAATCCAATGGCCGCCGATCTGGATGGCGCCGGGCCGGCCGTGGCCCACCACGTGCAGGGTGCCCACCGGCTGAGACTTAAGCCGGCGATGGCGAAGCTCTTCGCTGATGGTTCGTAGCGGGTTGTGGCAATGTCCCAGCGCCACCAGATCGTGCAGGGCGCTCGGAAGCAGCTCGCCGATTCGGGGGCATAGACCATCCGCCACGATCAGGGATTTGGTGGCGACGGCTGACTGCACCAACGAACGGGTCTGCATCTGGATGGGCACTGCCAAAACATCCTCACCATACATGCAGCAAAACCTCACCAAGCTGTTAGATCTAAGCCATCTTCCGTTAAGCGAGGAAATGGCGAGACAACGTGATCCCGATGCGATTGGGATGATGCAGAGCGGATGTGCGGCCAACACCGCAGGCAGGCGCTCAGAAAGGCCTCATTGTTCGGCCAGCGGCGCACGATCGCGGTGGTCTCCAGCTGGGCGAGACCGGGTCACTAGGTCCTGCGCTGCATCTGCTCCCCTGCCAGCCGTTCGTGCAGCTGCTCGATCAGTCGCTGCAGGCGCTCGGGCTGCAGATGGCCAAGGATTTCACCCTCGGGAGTGGCCTTCGAAGCGGCCAGGTCCAGCTGGCAGCTCTTTCGGCATCGATCAGCAGGCAGGCCTCAGGCACCATTGACAGCGCCCGGCAGTGTGGCCAGGTTGACAGCTCGCCGGGTTGCCACCGACCTGCCAGGGGGCGCCCACGACCGGCCACGTCTTCGCTGGCTCTTTCCTCTCTGGGATTGGCTTTTCTGGGATGGGCGATGCCGGTTTCGAACCAGCGACATCCTGCTTGTAAGGCAGGCGCTCTACCGCTGAGCTAATCGCCCCAGGTGCGCATTCTGGCCGTGTCACCCCCCATGCTGGCAACCATCCGGCGCCCGCACCTCGATGGCCAGTGGCCGCAGCCACGACCGCGCCATCTGCTGGCTATGCGTGCCCTTCGGGCTGCTGTGGTGGCCGTGGCTGGGTCTGGCCGGGGTGGTGAGCGGCTGCAGCGGCTTCCTGGTGGGGGGCTTGTGGCTCTCCCCCGACCTCGACACCGTCTCGCGGCCGCTGCGCCGCTGGGGGCCGCTGGCGGTGCTCTGGTATCCCTATCGCCGCTGCCTGCGGCACCGCTCGATCGCCTCCCACGGTCCGCTGCTGGGCACCGCCCTGCGCCTGGCCTACCTGGCGGTGTGGCTGCTGGTGCTCAGCCTGCTGCTGCAGCCCTTCGGCGCCCCCTCCCCGCGCACACTCGCCGCTGGACTGCAGACGTTATGGAACGTCCACGGCCCGCTGGTGCTGGTGGGCCTGGCCGGGCTGGAAGCCAGCAGCTGGCTGCATCTGCTCCAGGACGGCGACCCCGATGTGCGGCTGCCGCGCCGCTGGCGTCGCCAGCGCCGGCGCCCGCGCGGCGTCAGCGCCCGGTCCGTGAGACGGTGAGGGGCAAGGGCGCTGCGCCCCCCTCATGCCTCGCCATGCCAGCTGAATCCGATCCCAGCGCATCGCGTGAAGTCGCGGCTCTGATCGCCGTGGTGGAGCGCCTGCGCGATCCCGTGCAGGGCTGCCCCTGGGACCTGGAGCAGACCCACAGCTCCTTGATCCCCTACGTGCTGGAGGAGGCCCACGAGGTGGCCGACGCCATCCGCCACGGCGACGACGCCCACCTGCAGGAGGAACTGGGCGACCTGCTGCTGCAGGTGCTGCTGCATGCGCAGATCGCCAGCGAGGCCGGGCGCTTCGATCTGGCCGCGATCGCTCGCGACCTGCGCCACAAGCTGGTGCGCCGCCATCCCCATGTGTTCGCCGCCGCGGCTGAGGCCAACCGGGGCCTGGCCGGCGACAGTGCCGCCGTGCGCCGCAGCTGGGAGGCGATCAAGGCCGAGGAGAAGGAACAGGAGCACCACCGGCAACAAGAGCAGGTCGCTGCCGCCAGCAGTGAGCCCAACACTGGTGAGCCGTTCACCGGCCAGCCCGGCTCGGCGCCGCTCAGTGCCCGCCTGGCCCGCAAGCTGCGTGGTCAGCCGGCGCTGGCCGGCGCCATGACCCTCTCGCGCAAGGCCGCCGCCGCCGGCTTCGAGTGGGAAAGCATGGCGGGCGTGTGGGCCAAGGTGGAAGAGGAACTGGCCGAGTTGCGCGAGGCGGTGGCCAGCGGCGATCGCGCCCATGCCGAGTCGGAGCTGGGCGATGTGATCTTCACGCTGGTGAATGTGGCCCGCTGGTGCGGGCTCGATCCCGACGAGGGCCTGGCGGGCACCAACCGCCGCTTCCTCGACCGTTTCTCCCGCGTGGAAGCGGCCCTGGGCGGGGACCTCAGTGGCCAGAGCATCGAACGGCTGGAGGGGCTGTGGCAGCAGGCCAAGGCGCAGATCCGCGCCGCCCAGGACAGCTGAAGCCGCTGGCGTCTCAGTCGTCGCTGAGCCCCTGGCGGGAACGGCGCTGGCCCTTGATGGCGCTGCGCAGCCGCTTGGCCGTGAGCCGTCGCTCCACGGCCCCGCGGCCCGGCCGGGTGGGGCGACGGGGCGGCGGCGGTGGGGCGATCGCCTCCGCCAGCAGCCTCACCAGCCGGCGTTCGGCGGCCTGGCGGTTCAGCCACTGCGAGCGGTGTTCGGAAGCGGCAATCACCAGCACCCCATCCACCAGGCGCCCCTCCAGCCGGCGCAGGGCCCGCTGGCGCAGCACGGGCGTCAGCGCGCTCGACGAGGCCAGGGCGAACACCAGCTCCACCCGCGAATCGGTGGTGTTCACGCTCTGCCCCCCCGGGCCGCCCGAGCGCGAGAAGCGCCAGCTCAGTTCGGCGGCCGGAATCCGCACCGACGCTGTCACGGTCAGATCAGAAGCCATGGCCCCAGGCTGCCAGAACCCGGCAGGGGGCGCCGGGCGGGCAGGTGCGCCGCGACACCGCCACGGAACGCTTAGCTGGGAAGCAATGCTCCGCTGTGCGATGCCCGATCCCGTCGTCTTCGATCCCACGCCCAGTTCCAGCGCGGCTGCCGGCCCCGGCTGGGTGGATGAGATCCACCAGGGCGTCCGCTACGGCCTGGAGGCCGAGGTGCTGGTGGAGCGCTCCAGTGCGTTTCAGCGCATCACCGTGATCGACAGCCGCACCTACGGCAAGGCCCTGCTGCTCGACGGCTGCTGGATGACGGCCGAGCGGCAGGAACGGCACTACCACGAACCG contains these protein-coding regions:
- a CDS encoding DUF4347 domain-containing protein; this translates as MYGEDVLAVPIQMQTRSLVQSAVATKSLIVADGLCPRIGELLPSALHDLVALGHCHNPLRTISEELRHRRLKSQPVGTLHVVGHGRPGAIQIGGHWIDAASLMANADLLNQWQIGTIALWSCEVGADRGFVALLQELTGAKVAATSRRIAGMNLESWSVSAANDGTDSLPPIFNPSQLGTWPWSLGGFIDVAGQPLDFSVNDPSATGDHRIAGSANTAGETWLYRNVITIEGQVVDAIVTFNSITSGTMTAFDSKSNPYSTSVLGGTPARFLQPNFNWNSSGGSASFRVRFIQGGSYSDGTNPKGTAVTLRNVIVNSYGLGSSSNSPTGSGGNRFISFADVDGLELSSSTELVVSVNGATTSFAPNPANIPGIITALPGTTAGDNYRVRVNFDEVSELTYTVGAGNGSGTAFYALDFSQGPRFTNVVSKDLVLTGGPLTTNESGTSATLSLQLSAQPSATVTVTLTGLDATEGSLSTTTLKFTTANWNSPQVVTVTGVDDIIHDGNITYTITAKSSSSDLAFNGRKALIDITNTDDDNVVTVTSPTVNEASPFIVFTVDGAFGQDVSLSLANGGSAASGADSNVTSTLEVSADNGNTWAAYSTGSVALNGNEGTLLVRVPILNVATFKGSTTFTLSATPTGGSATSGTATIVGDGTGTIFNPDGTAINNAAKGVDRAVSVNSISVDEDAPFAAFSVSATESQSVSLAASFIDVAGQPLDFSVNDTSATGDRRIAGSANTAGETWLYRNVITIDGQVVDAIVRFNSITSGTMTAFDSTSNPYSTSALGGTPARFLQPNFNWNSGGGSASFTVGFIEGGSYSAGTNPNGTAVTLRNVFTNSYDLDSTSGSSSGNGGNQFTSFTDVGGIELSSSTALAVSVNGATTSFAPNPSSSPGNITDLPGTTTGDNYRVRVSFDEVSQLTYTVGAGNGSGTAFYALDFSRGPTFTNVVSKDLVLTGGPLTTNESGTSATFSLQLSAQPSATVTVTLTGLDATEGSLSTTSLTFTTANWNSPQIVTVTGVNDVILDGNITYTITATSSSSDVAFNGRKAVIDITNIDNDGAISVDNISVNENSPFAVFTVSGTGEQPVTLALQNDANGATNDAALGTDTDTQIQYFNGSEWVDYTSGTVNLIDGSLLVRVAINDDDTFEGPETFQLAVTPTGGSLSTGTATILDDGTGNIYPDNNTGNIDPNALKDDDRAISVDNISVNENSPFAVFTVSGTG
- a CDS encoding metal-binding protein, with product MASGRSHDRAICWLCVPFGLLWWPWLGLAGVVSGCSGFLVGGLWLSPDLDTVSRPLRRWGPLAVLWYPYRRCLRHRSIASHGPLLGTALRLAYLAVWLLVLSLLLQPFGAPSPRTLAAGLQTLWNVHGPLVLVGLAGLEASSWLHLLQDGDPDVRLPRRWRRQRRRPRGVSARSVRR
- the mazG gene encoding nucleoside triphosphate pyrophosphohydrolase — protein: MPAESDPSASREVAALIAVVERLRDPVQGCPWDLEQTHSSLIPYVLEEAHEVADAIRHGDDAHLQEELGDLLLQVLLHAQIASEAGRFDLAAIARDLRHKLVRRHPHVFAAAAEANRGLAGDSAAVRRSWEAIKAEEKEQEHHRQQEQVAAASSEPNTGEPFTGQPGSAPLSARLARKLRGQPALAGAMTLSRKAAAAGFEWESMAGVWAKVEEELAELREAVASGDRAHAESELGDVIFTLVNVARWCGLDPDEGLAGTNRRFLDRFSRVEAALGGDLSGQSIERLEGLWQQAKAQIRAAQDS
- the arfB gene encoding alternative ribosome rescue aminoacyl-tRNA hydrolase ArfB, producing MASDLTVTASVRIPAAELSWRFSRSGGPGGQSVNTTDSRVELVFALASSSALTPVLRQRALRRLEGRLVDGVLVIAASEHRSQWLNRQAAERRLVRLLAEAIAPPPPPRRPTRPGRGAVERRLTAKRLRSAIKGQRRSRQGLSDD